The following coding sequences lie in one Wolbachia endosymbiont strain TRS of Brugia malayi genomic window:
- the ndk gene encoding nucleoside-diphosphate kinase, with the protein MAIERTLSILKPDTVKNNIIGNINSYIEKSGLRIIAQKMMLLTKKQAELFYAIHKDRPFFGGLVEFMTSGPVIVQVLVGENAISKYRQIMGATDPKQADKGTIRGDFADDVNENRVHGSDSLENAHKEIAFFFAECELV; encoded by the coding sequence ATGGCGATTGAGAGGACACTTTCGATATTAAAACCTGATACGGTGAAAAATAATATTATAGGTAATATAAATTCCTATATCGAAAAGTCTGGGCTAAGGATAATAGCACAAAAAATGATGTTACTAACAAAAAAACAAGCAGAACTGTTTTATGCAATTCATAAAGATAGACCTTTTTTTGGAGGATTAGTGGAATTTATGACTTCTGGTCCTGTAATAGTTCAAGTTTTAGTTGGTGAAAATGCAATCAGTAAATATAGACAAATCATGGGAGCTACAGATCCAAAGCAGGCAGATAAGGGTACAATCAGAGGTGACTTTGCTGATGATGTTAATGAAAATAGAGTCCACGGTTCTGATAGTTTAGAAAATGCTCATAAGGAGATAGCTTTCTTTTTTGCTGAGTGTGAGTTGGTGTAG
- the hemH gene encoding ferrochelatase, whose product MKKAVVLLNLGGPDSLSAVRPFLFNLFYDKRIINLPNPFRFFLAKFISAKRENNARKIYEQIGGKSPILENTKMQAEALERELNRSVFCHPSSVTLGPRKENWIPVSRIGMTSKLTKVFICMRYWHPFANEVVKSVKQFDPDEVILLPLYPQYSTTTTLSSIENWQKNAKQYGIKCNTKIIRHHYDNQDFIEAHANLITKHYKLASEVGKPRVLFSAHSLPLSVIKKGDPYALQVEETVKLIVKKLHIKDLDWSICYQSKIGPVKWLEPSTESELLRAKADGVPVVLLPISFVSEHSETLVELDMEYKTIIKDGYYFRIPTLSTNSLFIKCLAGLCINHS is encoded by the coding sequence GTGAAAAAGGCAGTTGTCTTACTTAACCTTGGTGGACCTGACTCACTGAGTGCGGTCCGTCCTTTTTTATTTAATCTTTTTTATGATAAGAGAATAATTAATTTGCCCAATCCTTTTCGGTTCTTTTTAGCAAAATTTATATCCGCAAAACGAGAAAATAATGCACGAAAAATATATGAACAAATTGGAGGCAAATCACCAATCTTAGAAAACACAAAAATGCAAGCTGAAGCACTTGAGCGAGAGCTTAATAGATCTGTCTTTTGTCATCCAAGTAGCGTGACACTGGGGCCTAGAAAAGAAAACTGGATTCCAGTGTCACGCATAGGAATGACATCAAAACTGACCAAAGTTTTCATCTGCATGCGCTACTGGCATCCATTTGCCAATGAAGTTGTTAAAAGTGTAAAGCAGTTTGATCCTGATGAAGTAATTCTGCTGCCGTTATATCCTCAATATTCAACTACTACAACTTTGTCATCCATCGAAAATTGGCAAAAAAATGCTAAACAATATGGCATAAAATGTAACACAAAAATAATTCGCCACCATTATGATAACCAAGATTTTATTGAGGCCCACGCTAACCTGATAACTAAACACTATAAATTAGCTAGTGAAGTTGGTAAACCAAGAGTTCTATTTTCAGCCCATAGCCTGCCTCTCAGTGTTATTAAAAAAGGCGACCCATATGCCTTACAGGTAGAAGAAACAGTAAAACTGATAGTAAAAAAATTACATATTAAAGATCTTGACTGGTCAATATGCTATCAGAGCAAGATCGGCCCTGTAAAATGGCTAGAACCAAGCACTGAAAGCGAGTTATTACGTGCAAAAGCTGATGGCGTACCTGTAGTTTTATTACCAATATCTTTTGTTTCTGAGCATTCAGAAACGCTTGTTGAACTTGACATGGAATATAAAACTATTATCAAGGATGGATATTACTTTCGCATACCAACTCTTAGTACTAACTCCTTGTTTATTAAGTGCCTAGCTGGTTTATGTATAAACCACTCTTAA
- the gshA gene encoding glutamate--cysteine ligase has product MQNIIHPNLEKSINNWFETQFNSLTLPFYNSIDLRNSGYKIAPIDANLFPAGFNNLSEMSKATTAELMRSYFEGKQHKRVLIIPENYTRNKMYIENVFAIEVILQQAGFETRIGLFHNEAYNLIEPYETIVKENSLLKTTSGFMPDVIILNRDMTSHIPDMLENVKQEIIPSPLYGWHSRQKFKYFKIYKKLVSEFCSEFKIDPWLISAFTEGCDEVDFNDDSPLETVATKVDQVLSLVQKKYEEYGIKTQPYVFIKASNGTYGMGIITATSGEEILTLNKKKRHKMKKIKEGIEVNSVIIQEGVPTIDIFECSPAEPLIYYIGNTPTCYLYRCNSRKDIYSSLNSTNCKFYDVSQVVENKTLSLWGTVSKLAVLALAVEMRSFHI; this is encoded by the coding sequence ATGCAAAATATAATTCATCCAAATTTAGAAAAAAGTATAAATAATTGGTTTGAGACACAGTTTAACAGCCTTACATTACCATTTTATAACTCTATAGATCTTAGAAATTCTGGTTACAAAATTGCCCCAATAGACGCCAATTTGTTTCCTGCAGGATTTAATAATCTAAGTGAAATGTCAAAGGCAACAACAGCAGAGCTAATGAGGAGCTACTTTGAAGGGAAGCAACATAAAAGAGTTCTCATAATACCGGAGAACTACACGCGAAATAAAATGTATATAGAAAACGTGTTTGCTATAGAGGTAATACTACAACAAGCAGGTTTTGAAACGAGAATTGGTCTCTTTCATAATGAAGCATACAATTTAATAGAGCCGTATGAAACTATTGTGAAAGAAAACTCTCTGCTCAAGACAACTTCAGGATTTATGCCAGATGTTATTATACTAAACCGGGATATGACAAGTCATATTCCCGATATGTTAGAAAATGTAAAACAAGAGATAATACCGAGTCCATTATATGGTTGGCACAGCAGGCAGAAGTTTAAATATTTTAAAATTTATAAAAAATTAGTGTCCGAGTTCTGTAGCGAATTTAAAATAGATCCATGGCTTATTTCTGCATTTACAGAGGGCTGTGATGAAGTAGATTTCAATGACGATTCACCGCTAGAAACAGTAGCAACTAAAGTTGACCAAGTATTGTCTCTAGTGCAAAAAAAGTATGAGGAATATGGAATAAAGACTCAACCTTATGTTTTTATCAAAGCAAGCAATGGAACATATGGAATGGGCATTATAACAGCAACAAGCGGAGAAGAAATATTGACCCTCAATAAAAAAAAGCGTCATAAAATGAAAAAGATAAAAGAAGGTATAGAAGTCAATAGCGTTATTATACAAGAAGGTGTACCTACTATCGATATATTTGAATGTAGTCCTGCAGAGCCGCTTATATACTATATAGGAAATACTCCAACTTGCTATTTATACCGTTGCAATAGCAGAAAAGATATATATTCTAGCTTAAATTCTACTAACTGTAAGTTTTATGATGTTAGCCAAGTTGTAGAAAATAAAACCCTGTCACTTTGGGGTACAGTTAGCAAATTAGCAGTGCTAGCATTAGCAGTAGAAATGAGGTCTTTTCATATCTAA